AGATGACATTGAAAGAAGGGAGATTGGAAATTTAATTAAAGCTTCTGAAGAATTGAAATGCAAAGATTTACTAATAATCACATGGGATTATGAAGGTGAATTGGAAGCTGAAGGTAGAAGAGTTAAATGTCTACCCTTATGGAAATGGCTAATAAGCTCTAACCTATAGAATAAAGGGCAATTAAATTCCACTTTAAATAAATCTCTACACATCCATACCCCCACGACTTACATGAAAACCTTTTAGCTATTTATAAAACAATGATGAAGCAACAAAACATAAACATAGTAGCTAACCTTCAACTTCCTCAACAACCCATCCCCCAATCCATCTACCATGAAATCTAGGGGACCTCAACTTAAAGTATCCCCTAGAACTCAACTTCCATAAGACTGTCGGATATCTATAAAATTCAGCTTCGACCCCTGCACCCAGTTTTTCCTCCAACACCTTAACAATGAATTCACTCCTAGCCATATTCATCGATCTGCAGAGTTCATCAACCCTCCTTAGAAGATTTTCAGGGATGCTTATACTTATCTTAACATTCACCATACCATTAAACAATACTTTACCCACTATTTTAATTCTCCCATCTTAAATTGGGATATCTGGCTTAAACCAGTACTCGTAAGAGAAACACATAAGCATTTCATTGCGTCCTTTCGCTCTCTTAATGAGATTCATGAAACTCAATTCAATAAGAAATGAAGATTCTCCCTACACGCAAATGTTAAATGTTTATTACTATCTTAAGGTTAATTTAGTTTGGGTTACTGGATTGCTGGAATCAATAATAAAGGATGAGAGATACTTAAATGATTTGAGAAGATACTTATCCAATGTTTTGGAGGATAGGAATGTAGTTGGAGTTCTACTTTTCGGTTCCATCTCCAGGGGTATGGCTAAACCATACCCTGAAAGTGATATAGACCTTTTAATTGTGGCTAGGGAATTGCCATCTAATATTGTTGAGAGGAGGTTTATGGCATTGAAGTTTAAGAGGGAGCCTATGGCTGTGGAGGATATTTGGTTAACTCCAAGGGAACTGTTGGATGGCATTGAGGGTGGATGGGGATTAATACTTGACGCCATATCAGATGGCATAATAATACACGATCCAGAAGGGATACTGCGAAATGCAAAGGAAATTGTGAATAAGAAGTATAAGAGGATAGGGAGGATATGGTTGCTGAAGAAGCTATGTTAATCATGAGGAATTGAAGAATGCTTGGGGTGGTGTCGATCTCGATAAAAGTTTTGGGGATACTGTATGGTTGTTGGAGCATTGGAGAATTTTAGGGGGTTACTTTATCAACGTAATTTATTGTTGCTTGCAGTATACTCGTCTCTATCTATTTTTGCGTATGCAGGTTTCTCAAATCTATTGCCAGCCCTTCTAACGCACCTTGGAGTTTCGAGGGAGGTTATTGGACCTTTATTCTCCCTTGAAAGACTTCTCGTATTTATGCTTGCTATATTAATGTTGTACCTCTCTTTGCATATTGGGGGGAGAGTTCTCTTTTTAATGCCATTTATAACGGTTTTGTATGGTATTCTTCTCCAAGTTTTTGCCAGTAGCAATAGTGTAATTGTTATATCCATTCTAACTCCTCTGATTACTGGATTATATTTGAGTTTGAGGCCTCTCAATAGATCGTTAATTAATTTGTTGGTTGATGTTAAGACGTTGGGCCTCTATGTGGGTTTGTTGAGTTCAATTTCCGTACTCTCTTCAGCTATGAGTTCAATTTTATATGGCTTCCTCCTACAAAGGGTGGGGCTTCAAGAAGCCACATACGTCATATTATCATTCGTAGCATTCATGCTAATAACGCAAGTTATGCTTATAAGGAGTGTAATTAAGGCTCAGCAATACCCTAAGCATAGCATTGAAAGTGTTAAGCTTAGTGAAAGGATTTTGCCTAAAAGTTTTGTTTTAAAGGATTTTGTGCTTCTAGTTAGTGCTCTTTCACAATTGGTGGAGGCTGGTATAGCTGTTTATATAAGCGTGGCCTTATGGGATATTTTGAGGGATTTTAGTGTTATTGGATTTGCCATTTCAATATCCTACATCTCGAATGTCATCTTAAGTCCCTTCATGGGCCACTTATCTGATAAAATTTCCAAACCCCTATATTTAATGGGAATTTCACTATGCATCTTAGCATCCTCCTACCACCTATTATCACTCGGTTACAGCATACCATGGTTAGCATTTATAGCTTTAATACTCTCAACAACAGCCTCAACACTATTCTCACCCAACATTCAAATCTACGTCAAGAAACTGAACATCATGCCTCAACTATACTTCTCATCATTAGAGTTCATGGGATCCTTAACGGGAATGCTAGCACCCCTCCTAGCATCAATCATAATTGCCAATATAAACCTCAAAAGCTACCTAACCTTAATGGCAATAAGCGAACTCATCTTCGGAATAACCCTCATCACAAAAGCATTTCTTAATAGAGGGGGATAATGTTTTAATATGGAAACTCACTTTTAATACATGTATTTAATGCTGTTATGATGAACGTTTCTCCTCAGATTGCATGGAGATTACTGGAATCTGTAGGGGGTGAAGCTCTCAGAGTGTAATTGCTTTTAATGCTACGGAAAATAGCTCCCACAATTTTAAAACTTACTTGGGAAATATGTGGAAATTATGTGAAACATTTTTCACAAGTCCACTTAAGCACATACTAAATGATT
This portion of the Candidatus Methanomethylicota archaeon genome encodes:
- a CDS encoding ribbon-helix-helix domain-containing protein, with translation MGKVLFNGMVNVKISISIPENLLRRVDELCRSMNMARSEFIVKVLEEKLGAGVEAEFYRYPTVLWKLSSRGYFKLRSPRFHGRWIGGWVVEEVEG
- a CDS encoding nucleotidyltransferase domain-containing protein: MRFMKLNSIRNEDSPYTQMLNVYYYLKVNLVWVTGLLESIIKDERYLNDLRRYLSNVLEDRNVVGVLLFGSISRGMAKPYPESDIDLLIVARELPSNIVERRFMALKFKREPMAVEDIWLTPRELLDGIEGGWGLILDAISDGIIIHDPEGILRNAKEIVNKKYKRIGRIWLLKKLC
- a CDS encoding MFS transporter, which produces MVVGALENFRGLLYQRNLLLLAVYSSLSIFAYAGFSNLLPALLTHLGVSREVIGPLFSLERLLVFMLAILMLYLSLHIGGRVLFLMPFITVLYGILLQVFASSNSVIVISILTPLITGLYLSLRPLNRSLINLLVDVKTLGLYVGLLSSISVLSSAMSSILYGFLLQRVGLQEATYVILSFVAFMLITQVMLIRSVIKAQQYPKHSIESVKLSERILPKSFVLKDFVLLVSALSQLVEAGIAVYISVALWDILRDFSVIGFAISISYISNVILSPFMGHLSDKISKPLYLMGISLCILASSYHLLSLGYSIPWLAFIALILSTTASTLFSPNIQIYVKKLNIMPQLYFSSLEFMGSLTGMLAPLLASIIIANINLKSYLTLMAISELIFGITLITKAFLNRGG